A window of Phragmites australis chromosome 15, lpPhrAust1.1, whole genome shotgun sequence genomic DNA:
TACCCTCTATTTTCTACCTCTAATTTCACTTTTCTTTCTATAACTCGCCTGCTAAATGGATTCTATCTTGGTGTCTGTTATATGGAACCCAATGGGATCTGATGTTATTTGTCTTGCAGAGCAATGTGAACAAGAAAGAGCAGTCTGCACTGCGAGCTGTTATAAAGTGTGTTGAGGACCGTAAGCTGGAAGCCGAGTTTCCCCCGGAGGATCTTCGGAAGCAGCTCGAAGAACTGGAGAAGGCCAAGACCGAGAAGAAAAAGGCAGCATCAAGCGCTTCCAGTGGTGGTAGCAGTGGCCCTGCCAACAAGCGCATCCGTGCAAGCAATGGAGGCCCAATGCCTCCTGCCAAGGCAGGTCGTCTCACTAACAACACTTGTGTGTCTTCTTTCCCAGCTCCCACCACATTTGCCGGCTCCCCATCCCACATGTCGTATGCCACAACCTCCCCGTCCCACATGTCGTATGCCACAACCTCCCCGTCCCACATGTCGTATGCCACAACCTCCCCTTCCCACACATCATCTGCCACAGCTTCCCCTTCCCACACATCATACACTGTCTCCCCTTCTCACGCATCATATGCCATGGCCTCCCCCTATACCTACGATAGGCCGGCTGGACATGCCCTATACTGCAACCGGAGCCCACCGGTGATGAGGGAGCCATATGTCTACCCAGCTGAGGTATCAAATGTCGGTATTGCCATGCCATACACTTCCCCACCCCTGAGCTATCCCGCCCCGTATGGCAGATATGGCAATGGAATGGGAACTTACAACAACGGAATGGCTCCTGCCTTCCACCAGGCTTACTACCGGTAGGTTCAGTCAGGAAAAAAAGTCGCTGATGAATGACACATGACAACTGATGATGCCAACGACTCGAATCGCACACTGGCTCTATTTTGTAGTGACTGACTACAACGCTAGGTTGGGTATCTCATCTCATATGTTCTTACCACTACTAGACGCTTTGTGTTAGCTCTCATCTCATGCTAGGCCACTACTAAGGAATCTGGTTGTAAATTATGTATGCTATCGGCGAGACTCCTGTCGCCTTATGTAATTCTATTCAGAACTATgaaaagcccccccccccaaaaaaatcaGCATGTAATCCTTAAGTACTGGATGTTCCATGGACTTAATTAAAGGCCTTTTTTAAGTTTAGCTATGATGTGCGCCTTTCATGGTTTTGGCACTTGAGATCTGATTGTGTTTGGTGTGCATATTTattgtttgtttgtctcatgtTAGATGCTGTGCAGCTGGAGTTGATTTGGAGGGGGGAAGGTTAGTGAGTGAACAGGAGATGTTGCTCATGTTAGGTCATAATGGTGTGGGCTGTGGTCACATGGATGTGCCTGTCTAACCTGGTACCAGTGTAGTGGCAAGAGCAGGCAGGCCAgcagatgcatgcatgttccTCCCATAGCTATTTTACCTTGTTTATCATTTTTCTGATAGCATTTCATTTGATGAGATTGCTTTGCTGTTGCTGGTCATTTTGATCCGATGGTGCCGCAGACGAGCATTTTAATAGGAGGCAACATTTTTTTCAAGCTTGGTAGCATCTCTACTTTTTATGTTGGAAAAAGTCCAAATAACATTTTTGTTTATAAACATAGCTATGCATATCAAATCTGTCTAGGTTTACAAGCGTTTGATAAAAAGGATTTTGTTCATAGACAAAGCATGGCAAGGATTCTTTCGTTCCTCATTTCACTCAACTCAGCATGGCAAGAACGAGCTGCAATCGTTGATTCGTGTTCCCCGCGCCTTGCTCTGTTGGGTTGGCAGCCTGATGCTCTGCTCATGCTCATACCGTCAGGATAACGATAGAAACTCAAAAGCAATGCCACAGCATGAAGCCATCGTTTCTAGGTCTTCTACATCACGCCCTCAGTGAAAAATCCCCTGGCGGAGGCGATAGAAAATTCCATCACTTTCCTCCCAGAAAAGGACATAATATTCTCTTTACCTTTCAATTTTGCAACGCAACCAAAAAAATATCTCCACCTTTCGGGCCAAAAGTCGCAGGAACATGAGGGGTAAAGATACAGAATGTtcctctccatttttgttgctTCCACTCTCACTTAGAAAGTTGCAGCAGAAATAGTGAAATTTTCTCATGACTTTGCAGATACTTCAGCAGCTGCACTGAAGAATGCACTAGGCCGACGTGGTaaaataaagaagaagaaaaagggaaagaaaaacaaGGTAAACAGTGCAGATGAAACAACTACCACAGAAAAATGACACAGCAGTTCAGAGGCAAAACAGGAAGAACATGGAAAAAGTCGACTAGTTCAGAAAAATAACAACTCCAATAGGCCTCACCTAAATACTATTATTCCCACAATACCACTCTAGTAAAAACGACAACATGTGGCAGGAATTGATTGTTCATACTTGAACaaatgcacaaaaaaaaaaactcaagaaagaggtTGCTCACTTGCTCTAAGCAGCTAGTTTGACAAGCAAATCAAGCATCTTGTGACAGCAAAGATGGGGGTAGAGAGGGAGTGAACACACTGCAACAAAACATAATAAAGCTAAAAAACGAAATCTGAAACCTAAGTACGTGCAGAAGGCGATGGGATACGTTCCATTGCAATAAGAATGTAACTATTTCACATTATATGAAGCAAAAGCAAACTTATGTTTTATATATGAAGCATGTAAAACAAACTAGATAGGTCCTGTGAATAGATTGGTGATTGATTGATAGGCATCACCATTCAAAAACACTGAACAAaaaacaagcacaaccacacaAAGATTGTGACCCGGTTTAAGATATAAGACAAAAggataagaaaaagaaacttGATCGAATTGAATCATACATTGACCTCTCAACCTCGAAATGCAACACAATCATTCTTATTGATTCAGCACAGAAGAAGCATACATACGCAACTAAACTTGTGGGACAAATACAATTAGAGACATTCAAAGCATCACCTCAGAtgccatgagatcaaaagattGCTCAAAAGATCCAGCTAAATGAAAAATAACAGTAGACATAATGACCATTCAGATTATAAAGTCAACCCTGGAGTCTTCCAGCATACGAACCATTAAGTTGCTACAATACATGGCTACTTGCAAAGCTGATTCTTGATCTCTCATGAAACCATCTGATCAAGTAGATTTCCCATTTCTCATCAAGCCAGATGAACAGACTGTCGGAATCAATGTGCTAGTCGGCTTACTGTAAACACGAGAGTAATTAAAACCATGCCAAGCTAATCCAGCCACAAGATATGCTGGATCCTGGAATGCTACTTCAACTTAGTCTCACCAACCTAACCAGATCAGTTATATGCTACATATGTTATACAAGAACTGACAGAAACTAACGACAGATCGCATGAACAGATCAGAAGTTCCAACGGAGAATTAGCAGCAAACAGCGATTCATATATTATTGTTACTCTTAATGCCATGCTGTGAGCATATCATCAACTCGCAtgatataaatattaaatattagttGAAACAGGCGATCAGCAAAATAGTCGAGTTCTGGCATAAATTTACTATACAAGCAGGAGGACGCTCCCGGTGCCGGCGCCAGCGCCTCCAAGTACGGCGgctccgtcgccgtcgccgtcatcAGGGCCGGCACCCTTGGGGACGGTGACGATGAGCTCGCCCTCGGCGTAGGTCGCGGTGGCCATGGCGGGGCGCGTGCAGGGCGGGAGGCGGAAGCGCCATCGGTCGAGCTCGAACGCGGCGGCGCCGTCGTCGGCGTCGGAATCCCCGACGGAGAGATCCCGGACGACGACCTTGGTGACCCCGGGGTGGATCTCGACGGTGTGGGCGCGGGCGCCGGCGGGGGAGAACCCGTCGACGGCGACCGCCACGAAGCGCAGCGCCGCGGCGTCCTCCTCGACGGAgacgtcggcgtcggcggcgaagGGGAGCTCGAGCACCTTCGCGAAGATGTGAGGCAGGCGCCGCAGCTTCTTCCCGCCAACCGCGCCCGCCGCAGCGCAGCGCTGCACGGCGATGGTGCGCTTCCGCGGGGCCGGGTGGACCCTCATGTCTGGCGCCGGGCGCGGCCGCGTCGGGAGGAAGGGAGGACGCGAAACCCTAACTCTAGACGCGCGCgcgcggaggggaggggagatggAAGGAGATCGGAGGGGTGCTTTGAAACCCGCGCTCGTGGTGTGCAGCTCCTGCGTTGGGGAATTGGGGAGGAAGAGGCGGAACGGAAGCGGTGGTGGGCAACGGGTTGGGGTGTGATTTTAATTTGGtttttttaggtttaatttGGGTTTTTCTTTTAACAAAAAATAAGTGGAAGCCatgacaaaaaagaaaattagagaGCTTTTTTTCTTGTCTCGAAGaatacaagattagagagttgAAACAAGATTTGCATGACTAAAGAaatgtttattttagctttagACTGTAAGAATCAATCTAGTCTGTAGAATCTGAGGAACCTCTTTCTTATCAGATCGTGGTTCGTGAGATTATTATACAAATTGATTTATGGATTGTgagaataaattttatattatgatcatttatttttacttttacttttaaagctaaaatctataatcagaataaaaaataaaacctAACTCTAGACGCGCATGGAGGGGAGAGAGACCGAAGGGGTGCTTTGAAATCCGCGCTCAAGGTGTGGAGCTCCTGCATTGGGGAATTGGGGAGGAAGAGGCGGAACGAAGCGGTGGTGGGCAATAGGTTGTGGTATGATTTTAATTTGGTTTTTTTAGAGTTTAATTTGGTTTATTTTAACAAAAAATAAGTGGAAGCTAcgacaaaaaagaaaattagagaGTTTTGCCTTGTCTTGAAGAATAAAAGATTAGAGAGTTGAAACAAGATTTGCATGACTAAGGGcatgtttattttaattttatactGTAAGAATTTAATCTAGTTTGTAGAATCTGTGGAACCTCCTTTTTATCAGATCGTAGTTTGTAAGATTTTGTTGTGCAAATTGACTTATGTATTGTGAGAATTAATTTTATATTGTGAtcatttattttacttttgCTTTTAAAGATATAAtctataatcagaataaaaaaaaatctaagacCGCGATTCAAATGTGTGATTTTGCATGTTCATACAAATTTAAGCCTTTTCACGTGAAACTTCATATAGATTTTCTTCGCTCAAAACGAGGTCATGCAATACATGGGATCCAAAGGATCATGGCGAATCCATCCACTTAACCTTGGCTTAAAGAATAGCCGATTGTCGATATAGTTCGAACAACATGCTAAACTTTGTTTGATTTGCCGACAAGAAAATCTATCTCAATataatcatgtttttttttgcagTATGCTTAATTGCCACGGTGTGATATAAGACTTTGTTCACCGGCTTGCATCATATTGATTAGATGCAGTGAAGTTGATCtgttcgatttttttttttcggaGCTCATCACACTAGGGTTTGCAATCAATTGAAAACAGAAATTCGAGCAACTCAGAGTTTACACCGCATGCGCCACATCAAAGAAAAATTGACGTTGGACAGGACTCAACAGCAGATTTAACAAACAAAGTTTGATCGAAGGGATTTAGCAAGCTGATCTCAAATCCCAGCTAAGTCAAAAGGTAATAACAAGACCTTTAACAAACAAAGTTTGATCCAAGTGATTTAACAAGTTTGATCTCAAATCTCTACATAGTAAAAAAGAGTTTAGTGACCGGGAACCACCTTTTTACGTGACAGTGAAGGTGTAAGGAACAACTCCACCCTATCAGTATTTAAATCTGGATGCTCACGATATTTGTAGACATTTGTAGAGGTATGTGAATATGATGTGCATACTTAGGGTGTGTTTGTTTTAGGGATGAGGTGGGATGTGAGAAAGCAATCTCtatttttgtgatgtttgattTAGAAACAATAGGAATGAGATCATCACTTATAAGAAATATTCTCTTAATATAATGAATGAAGCTATCTCTTCAAATTGATGAGACGAAACCATCATCTTTACTAATCATGctcattagtaaaataattaataatattagtatatattactataagattagAATTTGTAAAAGTTAATGTGCTAATTAGTGAcaattaatgagctaattaaAGTATGATTAGGATGAATTAGCATATTTTAGTGTTAATTAGAAATGACTATAGCAAAAATAACATTAATACCGTTAGTAcatgttgattagtgtattattaataattattatttaaaattaaaagatacAATTAGTTGATAATTATCgtctctccaaccaaacaaaaaataaccTTCCCATCCATAAAAGATCATCATGTCTTAAAAAAGAGATAGCTCAATACCATCTCATTTTGCTTCCAAACCAAATACACCCTTATGGTTCACCTTGTAATAAAAAAAGTTTgaagatagaaataaaaaagttgGAAGTTAATTCACGTCCGGAAAAGAGAGAACAAAACAAAGGGAGGTGGTGATTCCTAGAGAGGATAGGATCGTAGGATAAGATAGCGCACACGTTACGATATGCACTGTCCTTGTCCACGCAGGAGCATACACGTCGCAATCCTCCAAGTGGCGGGGGCACCACAACATGGACCCCACATGCTAAAGACCGGATCAACAATGTTACCAGAAATTTTTGCATGTTGAGAAACATAAAGCACATCTAATTGGAGGGCCATTTCCCAAAAATTTCTTCATTGCAAATTGCACCCGTATTTTGAGCACTTGAGCACCAGGACCTCTGCAATCTGTACTCTACTTGTAGTTATTTGGCACATGGAGGACTCGTCTCAAATTCCTACATGAATTGAATTATGCTGCTAAGTTCTTGCTTTATAAAGATGCATGCACAAATGTCACGAGTAAAATTAGCACAAAAATTTGGCAGCCAAATTCATGAATCCTTTTGTCAAACTGGGCAAACCGGCAAGTAATCTAAAACCCAAAATTATAGTTGCTTGCTAGTTATTACTAGCTAGTTGAGGCTGTAAGTGGATCACTACGTGGCCAAACTTGTACACATCTGGCTTAACACACTTTCGTACGGATCAGAGTAATAAAACAAATATTACTTCATCCGgttataaa
This region includes:
- the LOC133893647 gene encoding uncharacterized protein LOC133893647, coding for MRVHPAPRKRTIAVQRCAAAGAVGGKKLRRLPHIFAKVLELPFAADADVSVEEDAAALRFVAVAVDGFSPAGARAHTVEIHPGVTKVVVRDLSVGDSDADDGAAAFELDRWRFRLPPCTRPAMATATYAEGELIVTVPKGAGPDDGDGDGAAVLGGAGAGTGSVLLLV